The DNA region ATTTGAGTACGGTTTGAATCTATCTAACATGATGAATtattaaaccgtacacaaatattaatGTACAGAAGATAAAATAGTTAATTGaaaaatagttaataaaaaatatatatgaaatacaTATTTGACATCAttgaaacaaaatacatatcaaattataaagaaaaaaacaaagattttttgtatatgaaaaaagaatagaattaaaaaatatattaataaatattagaataattaGGAAAAAAGTAATacgataaaaaagaaaaaaaataaaaaataatatatatatagaaatagaaatgtttctctctccttctcctccgcTTCCACCATCTCTCCTCTAACTTCCTTCAAATCCAAGGGTTATTCTGTAATATCCTACCATTATTTCTATCTCTACTTTTCTCTATCTCACACcaccatcttttttcttttgtaaatagtAATTGTATCAAAATACTAATTAACTTGTATAAACGTACTAAAACCCCGAAAAAcccttttcaaaattatatactgtatatactaataattataacTAACTCCAATCGTATACTCCATAGTTTAGTACTATTATTAACTCTGTGAAATGTTCAATTAAACGAGTAGGTAGGTTGCTAAATCATCAAAGAATATTTCGACGAATGCTAATTAGAGAATTTTGAccaattttattaaacataatgatactattaaaagaggaaattcaagaaaacaaacatggGAAAAGAGGATTAGGCTGTTGACTGCTTTCACTCCTTATtacagctctctctctctctctctctctctctctgttcttcataataaagttttcatttttaagctttctctctcttcttcttcttgtgaatCTTCGTCACAACAACACAATGCGAGTCTTTCCCAACTCGTCCATGGcgattctctctgtttttctcttaaCCCTTCTCCTCTCTTTCCCTCTTCCATCAACACAAGATCTCAGCGCCGACAGAAcagctcttctttctctccGTTCCGCCGTCGGAGGCCGTACTTATCGCTGGAACATCAAACAGACCTCACCTTGCAACTGGGCCGGCGTCAAATGCGAGAGTAACAGAGTCACTGCCCTCCATCTCCCCGGCGTTGCTCTCTCCGGAAACATCCCGGAAGGTGTTTTCGGTAACTTAACTCAGCTCCGTACACTCAGCCTTCGTCTCAATGCTCTCTCTGGCTCACTCCCTAACGATCTCAGTACTTCAACAAATCTCCGACACCTTTACTTACAAGGAAACAGATTCTCCGGCGAGATACCTCAAGTTTTGTTCAGTCTTACAAACCTCGTGAGGCTTAATCTCGCTTCCAACAGCTTCACCGGAGAGATCTCCTCTGGTTTCACGAACCTCACGAGGCTCAAGACTCTGTTTTTAGAGAACAACCAACTCTCTGGCTCAATCCCTGACTTAGATTTACCGTTGGTTCAGTTCAACGTCTCTAATAACTCGTTGAACGGATCTATACCTAAGAATCTCCAGAGGTTTGAGTCTGATTCGTTTCTACAGACTTCGCTTTGTGGCAAACCTCTTAAACTTTGCCCTGATGAAGAAACTGTACCGAGCCAACCTTCTTCTGGTGGAAACAGAACACCTCCAAGTGTTGAAGGAagtatggagaagaagaaaaagagcaaCCTTTCCGGTGGAGCTATTGCCGGAATTGTGATCGGATGTGTAGTTGGTTTCGCTTTGATTGTTTTGATACTAATGGCGCTTTGCCGGAAAAAGGGTAATGAGAGATCAAGAGCTGTTGACATTTCAACTATTAAACAGCAAGAAACTGAGGTTCCCGGCGATAAAGAAGCGGCGGATAACGGAAACGTCTACTCGGTGTCGGCTGCTGCAGCGGCGGCGATGACAGGAAACTCAAAAGCTGGAGAAGTTAACGGTCCAGCTACGAAGAAGCTTGTGTTCTTTGGTAATGCGACTAAAGTTTTCGATCTTGAAGACCTGCTGAGAGCTTCAGCGGAGGTTTTGGGGAAAGGAACGTTTGGGACGGCGTATAAGGCGGTGCTTGACGCGGTGACGGTTGTTGCGGTTAAAAGGCTGAAGGATGTGATGATGGCTGATAAAGAGTTTAGGGAGAAGATTGAATTGGTTGGTGCCATGGATCATGAGAACTTGGTGCCATTGAGAGCTTACTATTTCAGCAGAGATGAGAAGCTTCTTGTCTATGACTACATGCCTATGGGAAGCTTATCAGCTCTCTTACATGGTGAGTTTACATCGAAACCATTTAATAGGCTTCATCTAGGGTTCTTGAAGATTTAGTTTGCATTTACAATAGCTTTACTGCTTAGTCTCAATTGAATTAGCATTGGATGCTTTGCTCTGTTTACTTTGGTTTCTATAAATGTCTTTGGTCTGTTTACAGGAAACAGAGGAGCGGGAAGGAGTCCACTAAACTGGGACGTCCGATCACGAATTGCTATTGGTGCAGCTCGTGGCTTAGACTACCTTCACTCACAAGGCACCACGACCTCTCACGGCAACGTCAAATCCTCAAACATCCTCTTAACAAAATCCCACCATGCTAAAATCTCTGACTTTGACTTAGCCCAGCTCGTTGGATCATCATCAACAAATCCGAATCGTGCTACGGGTTACCGTGCGCCAGAAGTAACAGATCCAAAACGCGTGTCGCAGAAGGGTGACGTGTACAGCTTCGGAGTTGTGTTGCTTGAGCTGATCACTGGTAAAGCTCCTTCAAACTCGGTGATGAACGAGGAAGGAGTTGATTTGCCGAGATGGGTCAAATCAGTGGCGAGAGATGAGTGGAGAAGAGAGGTTTTCGACTCGGAGTTGCTTAGCTTGGCgacgaaggaagaagagatgatgGCGGAGATGGTGCAGCTAGGGCTTGATTGTACGTCACAGCATCCGGACCAGAGGCCGGAGATGTCGGAAGTTGTTAGGAAGATGGAGAATTTGCGACCTTATTCAGACCAAGTGGACGAAGCTGATTAAGTCAAAAATGTTTAATtgttgaaaatttaaattatttaattttaatgaaatgGTTGGGGGAAAAATCAGAAATGaagggtttttaatttaatttaaaaattttgaccCTACTTTTCAAAAAGGGAGAAGGGTTTTTAGTGGTTAACTCTGCTGGCAATTGAAGTTGTGTTGTGTTTGGGCGTGAGGGATTTGGTGGtgatttttgtaattattgttGTTGCTTCTCTTTTCTTAAATCTACTTTTCTAAATTGTTGCTAATCATTTTGTCTCTTATGCTATAATCATATTCGTGACTTCACATCGTAATGTAAAGTTGTGTATATAGTGGCAAACGCAGTTGGTCAGTGTTTTGTGAAAATGTTGTATTCAGTTTGtcgaacaaaaatacaaaactgtttggatttaaaatatatatttggttggCCACTTGTGGATCGCCCTTTTCCGGCAGATTTGATGCGTTTGATAGGTTTGTTGTACACTTTAGCTTTATCCACCAGAGAATAGTGTTATATccgaaaacaaaattagatcaTTCGAAAtgaaaaattagttaaaaactAGTTGTTTAGGTTTCGCCTGTTTAGCACTTGTTCAGCTTATTACGGTGTGGTGTGGTGGAAGTTATGTGTAATTTTATTGATACTAATAGTTTCGTcaacatgttatatataaagaacatgctatataaattatcttttgcTGTCACAGAGACCCACATCCAATTTTTAGTTCCGATGGAGAGACAGCTAATTATACCCAAAAATAAACACTTAACACATGATCTATAGAATGAATGAATCAATGCCAAATTTGCTATTACTGAAATGTGGACAACTCTTCAATTAAGTATACCgaattttggaatatatatatttttttttctctttcacaaCACCACTACTATGAGTGAAGAATGGTTGGCTAGCAAACATTGGCTGCTTTATAGTAAAGCATTTAATGCAAAAGGTTTAAATAGGTAGGAATGGGTGCAACTGTAACAGTACTAAGGCTGCTATAATTGTATGACTCTTTTTACAGAGGTCCCAATGGTACACACATGATATTAGAGGAGAGGGaccataaagagagagagagagataagaggaCATTGAGATTTGAGAGACAGAGATGATTCTAATTTATTGTGCTACCCGAAAATAGGGTTTATGAAAGGATCTTTTTTATAGACGTGGTCTCTTATGCATGCATTTGCGGTTAATGCGGCTGCTAATTGCCTACACTTTTAGAAAACCGCAAACGCAATGGCTAACTGTGTATGGGTTTAAGAAGTTTAGACTGTGTCCATTAATTATGATAGGTTTTTAAACTTTGATTTGGAAATGGTGTCTCTTGTTCAGAATCTAATGAAAATATGCTAAAAGAGACAAATTGAGAATATTTAATAATGAACATTGACATCCCTTTTCACTTGGTTTACTTAAGACAACATTTCACAACCTTCTGTGAAGGTGGAACGCAATAGCCTCAGCCATGTacataaatatgttaaaacCACAAATCCAAACGAATATCAAACCGCAAAACACCAATAACCACATATGCGGCTGCGTTATGCGACCAAATAATGTTTTCCCTTTTGCTTCTGTATTTCTTCCTGTCTCTGCatcagaaagagaaagagttaactcaaaacaaaaatcagattgTTATGGATACCACAAATCTAGAAATCAATGAAGACTGACTTACATGTACAGAATAATAAGTTATGTTCATTTTGTTTGCTATCTTCGATGCGAACTTGGTTGGGTTTCATCTTTGTGACCTTTGGACATCAGATCATAGTTGATATATGCCAGCTGCGAGAGGTTCTTCATACCATAAAAAGAGCGAGTCAGAATACTAAAACTGGTTCTTCTCTCTTGAGAACACCAGTTTCAAATGCTACTCGAATCACTTGCCATAATGGTACAAACTACAAGCCAGTTATTGACTTGAATTAGGTAGAAGCACAGCCCACACGTTCATGACCTAGCAGTCTATAGCCTCAACCCAAACTCGGATCTATAGCCGAAGGATTCTGCAAGTCTGTTATAAAGCTAACAGCCTATGTTTTACTTGAGGTGATACTCATACAAAGCCATCTTTGCAACTTTTATCAGGACCCAACTTATAACTAATAAAGTTTGCAGCAAGATCTCAATTCTAAAATGAAAGTTGCTAGGGACTTTTCTACAACTGTATAAAACTATGATCAATCGTACAATTGGGTAACAAGGTATCTTAGGAAGAAAGTCATGAGACAATACCTTGAACGAGAAATTATTGAATGGGTAATTTTCAGAGACACCAGTTTCAGACTCCGCAGGTCCGCGGGGTATATCAACCTGCATATCATCATTGATCCAATTCAGGGACTTTATACATCTAAAAATTTAACGTTAATACTTCTGAGGGGGGAAAGAGAGTGGATCAGCAGATATTACCCCCTCGTCGTGATGATTGTTCAACCGACCACTGCTGCCACTCAAACTGTCACCATCACTAGAATCTTCATTCTCATTGGTTGATAAACATTCTTCATCCGGATATTTCTCCGAGTAGCGACTATGGAAGTAACTTGTGTCAAAAGCATTTTCTGAATCCGGCACAAATGCAGCCTAGAAAAAACAAGCATTAAGATgtctaaaataaagaaaaggaataaaaaCATGAGTATGAGCTTTGCAAATCTTACGAATTTAACAGCAAAAGATAAATGAATTCACCTTCTGCTGTGCTAGAGTATGCCAGTTTATGTCTTTAAAGAAGATGTGCTGCTTGACCTGGGTCATGATATTTGTTTCATCACTACACACAATTTACAATAAACTAGAACCAGGCATCCAAGAAAAAAGACATAAATGTCACCTCAGCTGCCCCTCTAGCTCCAAGTCTCTGGTGAGGATCTTCCGTTAATAACCTAGATAAAGCACATGACACGGTGTTACAGAAAATTATACTTGTCTTCTTCTCGATTGGGTTATAAGCTGATCTTGAACCAAACACTAAAATGGGCATTTACTCAATCATAACTCGAACAAAACATGAGAAGTAAAGGGTTACTTCTTAATGTTTACAACGGAGCTGCTGATAAATTTAGTAAAGACTATTCTCACTACGCATATATCTGAACAGAGGAGATTCACATACCGATCTATCAAATCACGGGCTTCATGGCTCATATCTTCAGGAATAGGAGGCCATTGTATATTACGGTTGAGAATATTGTCAAATATTTGCTAAAACCCACCAAAGAAGATGCAGATCAAATATGAGGGAGTTGGAAAGTGAGAGTAGATATTAAATATGAGCTAGCAACATATAATGATGCTAACTGGAAATGTTTGATAGTTAAGAGGCCAATACCAAACACATGACATTTGATGACCAGCCAAAATTATAACAACAGTTTCTAGAACCTTGAGAAACCTCTATTTCCTCTAACAAAATACTTACAAGAACGATGCAATATCTAGTCACTGACCTGAGGATAGTCAGCATTGAAGGGTGGAATCCCCACAATGAATTCATACAAAATGATACCAACAGACCACCAATCTGCGGTTGCACCTGAacatttatggaaatatatcaGTCTTTACAATTTTGGTATgtcataacaaaaattatatatctgaaACTATAGTCAGACAGGTAGCAGAACATAATTTAGTATGAACCCAAAGTTGGGAATAAGCTACGTATTCGAGCTTTCTACTTAAACCACCACCAGATAAGTAGAACTGAAATCAACTTGATATATCACACATTGTTATTTAGATAAACAATCTCAACCAAGCACCAATTTCtactcaaaagttggaatgatAGAGAGTAGCAAACAACAAGATGAGAAAGAAATGTGTATGCACCATGTCCTGTCCCCAAAAGAATTTCTGGCGCTAAGTAATCAGGAGTGCCCACAGCAGACCGCTTATGCTCCAACGTTGGCCATTTTGGTTTCTGCTCCACAAGCAGCGACGTTGCACTGGAAAGTGGACCAGAAAGATCATCTGTGCTGTTGATGAGGCCAACTTTAGAAAGCCCAAAATCTGTCAACTGCTCAGACGAAACAAAACGGTGCCATAAGGTCTACAGGGAAGCATGGTTCtgataatatatacagattatAAATGCAGAGGCCAATTATCCGTGTGGGTTTTACGAGATTCAGATAGGACTATATAATCGCCAGATCATCACATTTcatgaaatcaacaaaacattctGAAGGCCTGATATATTCAATACAAGTTCCCAAATGGTTATTGTATTACCTTAACATGACCATCATGGGCAATCAACAAATTGTCAGGCTTCAAATCACGA from Camelina sativa cultivar DH55 chromosome 3, Cs, whole genome shotgun sequence includes:
- the LOC104777766 gene encoding probable inactive receptor kinase At1g48480 codes for the protein MRVFPNSSMAILSVFLLTLLLSFPLPSTQDLSADRTALLSLRSAVGGRTYRWNIKQTSPCNWAGVKCESNRVTALHLPGVALSGNIPEGVFGNLTQLRTLSLRLNALSGSLPNDLSTSTNLRHLYLQGNRFSGEIPQVLFSLTNLVRLNLASNSFTGEISSGFTNLTRLKTLFLENNQLSGSIPDLDLPLVQFNVSNNSLNGSIPKNLQRFESDSFLQTSLCGKPLKLCPDEETVPSQPSSGGNRTPPSVEGSMEKKKKSNLSGGAIAGIVIGCVVGFALIVLILMALCRKKGNERSRAVDISTIKQQETEVPGDKEAADNGNVYSVSAAAAAAMTGNSKAGEVNGPATKKLVFFGNATKVFDLEDLLRASAEVLGKGTFGTAYKAVLDAVTVVAVKRLKDVMMADKEFREKIELVGAMDHENLVPLRAYYFSRDEKLLVYDYMPMGSLSALLHGNRGAGRSPLNWDVRSRIAIGAARGLDYLHSQGTTTSHGNVKSSNILLTKSHHAKISDFDLAQLVGSSSTNPNRATGYRAPEVTDPKRVSQKGDVYSFGVVLLELITGKAPSNSVMNEEGVDLPRWVKSVARDEWRREVFDSELLSLATKEEEMMAEMVQLGLDCTSQHPDQRPEMSEVVRKMENLRPYSDQVDEAD